A window of the Gossypium hirsutum isolate 1008001.06 chromosome A05, Gossypium_hirsutum_v2.1, whole genome shotgun sequence genome harbors these coding sequences:
- the LOC107904369 gene encoding uncharacterized protein At2g38710, protein MVLANKEMVVYCFDTLIAHYNSEEAAPPAFDEGQHPLFVTWKKVVNGGEPRLRGCIGTLEACQLINGFRDYALTSALRDRRFPPIQAKELPNLECTVSILTDYETANNYLDWEVGKHGIIIEFVDDYNSRRSATYLPEVPAHEGWTRVEAIDSLIRKAGFSGPITESLRKRIKLTRYQSTLFTMHYSDYASQVKATRGAAPTIAGAKLGNH, encoded by the exons ATGGTGTTGGCAAACAAGGAAATGGTGGTCTACTGCTTCGACACTTTGATCGCCCATTATAACAGCGAGGAGGCTGCTCCGCCCGCTTTCGATGAGGGCCAACA CCCATTGTTTGTCACTTGGAAGAAGGTTGTGAATGGTGGGGAGCCTCGTCTACGAGGATGTATTGGCACACTTGAAGCTTGTCAGTTGATTAATGGGTTTAGGGACTATGCTCTGACGAG TGCTTTGAGGGACCGCAGGTTCCCTCCTATTCAAGCTAAAGAACTGCCTAACTTAGAATGTACAGTTTCTATTCTGACTGATTATGAAACAGCTAATAACTACCTTGATTGGGAG GTAGGAAAGCATGGCATAATTATTGAGTTTGTTGATGATTATAATTCAAGGCGAAGTGCCACATATTTACCTGAGGTGCCGGCACATGAAG GTTGGACTAGAGTGGAGGCAATTGACTCACTTATCCGGAAGGCAGGTTTCAGTGGCCCCATAACGGAGTCGCTCAGGAAGCGTATAAAACTGACCCGTTACCAAAGCACATTATTTACCATGCACTACAGTGACTATGCCTCCCAAGTTAAGGCAACCAGGGGTGCAGCGCCTACTATTGCTGGCGCTAAGCTCGGAAACCACTGA
- the LOC107904372 gene encoding vesicle-associated membrane protein 727, whose product MNQKGLIYSFVAKGTVVLAEHTSYSGNFSTIAVQCLQKLPSNSSKFTYSCDGHTFNFLIDNGFVFLVVADESVGRSVPFVFLERVLDDFKQRYGASIRNEGPHPLADDDDDDDLFEDQFSIAYNLDREFGPRLKEHMQYCMNHPEEMSKLSKLKAQITEVKGIMMDNIEKVLDRGEKIELLVDKTENLQFQADSFQRQGRQLRRRMWLQNLQMKLMVGGAILVLIILLWVFACGGFKC is encoded by the exons ATGAATCAAAAGGGCTTGATTTATAGTTTTGTTGCAAAAGGAACTGTTGTTTTAGCTGAGCACACATCATATTCTGGGAACTTTAGTACCATTGCTGTTCAATGTTTACAGAAGCTGCCTTCAAATAGCAGCAAGTTCACGTATTCTTGTGACGGTCACACATTTAACTTCCTCATTGACAATGGATTTG TGTTTCTAGTTGTCGCAGATGAATCAGTTGGCAGGAGTGTGCCTTTCGTTTTTCTTGAACGGGTGCTAGATGATTTTAAACAACGATATGGTGCAAGTATAAGAAATGAGGGTCCCCATCCTTTAGCTGATGATGACGATGATGACGACTTATTTGAGGACCAATTTAGCATTGCATATAATCTTGACAGAGAATTTGG ACCAAGGCTTAAGGAGCACATGCAATATTGTATGAACCATCCAGAAGAAATGAGTAAGCTCTCGAAGTTAAAAGCTCAAATCACTGAGGTGAAGGGGATTATGATGGATAACATTGAGAAG GTTTTGGATCGCGGGGAGAAGATTGAACTTCTAGTGGACAAAACTGAGAACTTACAATTCCAG GCTGATAGCTTCCAGAGGCAAGGGCGGCAACTGCGGCGGAGGATGTGGCTGCAGAATCTGCAAATGAAACTGATGGTGGGGGGAGCTATTCTTGTGTTGATCATCCTTTTGTGGGTTTTTGCGTGTGGAGGTTTCAAATGTTAA
- the LOC107904373 gene encoding vacuolar protein sorting-associated protein 60.2 codes for MKRVFGVKKDKEPPPSIQDATDRISKRGDTVDEKLKKLDAELSRYKEQIKKTRPGPAQEALKSRAMRVLKQKRMYEGQRDMLYNQTFNLDQVAFASEGLKDAQQTMTALKSANKELKGMMKTVKIQDIDNLQDEMMDMMDMSNEIQETLGRSYNVPDDIDEDELMGELDALEADMGTEADGVPSYLQPDKEEPDLDAELNLPTAPSGNATAAAGRANAQVEDELGFPAVPRASVRS; via the exons ATGAAGAGAGTCTTCGGCGTTAAGAAAGACAAGGAACCCCCGCCTTCTATCCAAGATGCTACCGATCGG ATCAGTAAAAGAGGGGATACGGTTGATGAGAAGTTGAAGAAGCTAGATGCTGAGTTGAGTAGGTATAAAGAGCAGATAAAAAAGACAAGGCCTGGCCCTGCTCAAGAGGCTCTTAAATCTCGAGCTATGAGGGTTCTCAAGCAAAAACGAAT GTATGAAGGGCAACGTGATATGCTTTATAACCAGACGTTCAACCTCGATCAAGTTGCTTTTGCTTCTGAGGGTCTTAAAGATGCTCAGCAAACT ATGACAGCCTTGAAATCTGCCAACAAGGAGCTGAAAGGAATGATGAAGACTGTGAAGATTCAAGATATAGAT AATTTGCAAGATGAGATGATGGACATGATGGATATGAGTAATGAAATTCAAGAGACCTTAGGCAGAAGCTATAATGTGCCTGATGATATTGATGAGGATGAACTCATGGGCG AACTTGATGCTCTGGAAGCAGACATGGGAACTGAAGCTGATGGTGTTCCCTCTTATCTTCAACCTGATAAGGAGGAACCAGATTTGGATGCAGAGCTCAATTTGCCTACAGCTCCATCAGGAAATGCAACAGCAGCAGCTGGCAGGGCCAATGCCCAG GTTGAGGATGAACTTGGTTTCCCTGCTGTTCCTCGAGCATCTGTCCGCAGTTAA